GCTCtctgagaaacagaaaaaaaatcaactctTATACAAGACatatagatattattccccaatatttttcttttttcagcctttaaaaatacaaatgacctaaggtgccttgtcactacgagttgctagatgagtagtgacaaaccttttaggtcacaagtattttccggcttaatggaaaaaatattgggggctTATATAACTATACCTTCTCAAGCATAACTTATGAAAAAATTTGGAATGATAATGgaaatttggaacattttgactaatatttcgaGCACTGCAGAAACTATTCCGTAGATGCAGGTTGTCATGACCTAGAATGAATGGgttatatttccatattttctgtttggatattattacatgtattagatattattccccaatattaaGCTTTggtcagccaaggaaaatacaagtgacctaaggggtcttgtcacctCAAGCTGGAGATGAGAAGTGACAAAACTTTTTACAAGTGTTTTCTGGCTAACTGTAGAAATATATGTGGGAATAATTTCATTGTACCTGCTCAAGTATAAGTTATCCAAAGTTGGGAAGAGTAATGCTTTCTGTGCACTTTGACTTGCATTTCGAACATCGCAGAACAAAGGACGGAAACACGAGGtatcatgatgtagaacaaccagggtataatgTCCATATATTTTGTTGGAAGGTGTTCAACATGGCTTGTGTATGCTACAATCCCAGTTGTCTGAAGAGCTGTGTTTTTTGGATGACAAATCAGTGCAGGGATGGTTGGGTAACAGGTCCATTGAACTCAAAAGACAAATGTACTGAAAGACAAATAATTTAGGGtgaattttacaggacattttgGCATTTCCACAGTTTGGAACATCTCCATGTTAAAATCAGTCTGTGAGTTTTTGTCTAGTTTTAGCATTTCTATAATTTGGTAACTTTATTGCTGTGTACATATTGTTcatattatttcattgtttacAGTATGGTGGAGACATATCCCGGAAAATGAAGCTACTGAAGAGACAAGCAGAAGGAAAgaagaaaatgagaaaaatagGAAATATTGATGTGCCAAAGGATGCGTTCCTTACTGTGTTAAAGAGGTGACAGATAGAGACTCATGATTCACCAGTTggactgtgatgtcatcactgtgGTGGGAGTTGGACTGTGATGGCGTCACTGTGGTGGGAGTTGGATTGTGATGGCGTCACTGTGGTGGGAGTTGGACTGTGGTGACATCACTGTGGTCATGTGGTTGACCCTTTCATTCAATCCGTACTGTGTTAAAGAGGTGACAGATAAGGGACTCATGACTCACCAGAAGTTGGACTTTGATGGCATCACTGTGGTCATGTGGTGAACCCATTGAATGTGTACTCCTACAGTTGGAGCGTTTATTTGTTGCCATTGATTGAATTAACCTGACCTTAATACAGATGATGAACCCTACTGAAGAGCACATGTGGTATTCTTCAGACACTCCTGTATTAAAGTTTGTATGAAGTATGTGAGGGGCTGTCAACTTACTACGTAAAGTCATAGGGGTTGATTGGCAGGTAATCTACAAGTTGCTGGCTTTGACAAGACTTGACAGGATTGTGCCCCCGTCAACACAactgtataatttgggacctggtaggatagaggttgtgatgtgaatactttaattgTATGCACTTTCAGAAGCTGCAATAGATTGAGTGCTTCCATGGAGTCAAGAAAGTATATAAGGGTCATTGTGCTTTTATAGGTCCATATAAGTGGTAATAATTTTACAAAGTGCTTTTCTGAGTATACTGATAATGTGGGAAGGTGCTGAATAAGGACTAACATTAACAGTATAGCAGCATTTGCTCAGATAGCTAATTACAAGACAACAAAGACACTTGTTTTCAATGACCAGATTGTCTAGTAACTCTCTACCACAAAAGAAGTTATTTTGTGTGAAACGTTTTGACAAATTGTGTACGTTTTCAGGGGCATAGCATAATATTAATTGAAATCCATATTCAAATCATTATCCAACTTATCGTTACTAACGCTACATTGTTATTTGAACTTTCACCTTTGACCCATGTACACCATTTGAGTGGCACACTGCACTGACTCATGTCAGCTGTAGTTATTTATGTCACAAATTTATATAGATgctattgtatatattattgtaaGTTGGAGCTTTTAGAAACTAATTTATCAAAACTTTTAGTGGCCTGCAGTTACACAGTGAAGTGTTTTTTACACTGTAATACAGCTCCACCAAAAAACCCCCCAGATCTTTTTGAGTTGTTGTGTTTCACTGTAAAACAGTTAGAATGaattttaaccccccccccaattaaatGGAAATATAGTGCTTGTATAATTATGAGTGATGTTGTGTATGTCTATTTTAGTATGTAATATGGCTGTTGTTGCCATGGAGCAAAGAGAGTGAGGCCCAGAAAGGTACTTTTTCCTGCCTAGTTCTTAATAAATATAGTCTGTGATGAATAATGGGGAAATTTCatcaaagaaatattacaatattattacaatattacaaaactAAGGATTGTATAACCTGTTGTAATTGGATGggattttgatatttgaaaacatgaaaaaatgcCATAAATATTGTTGCTATTGtagtgaaaattaaaatataaaaaagctGGGGTCCCGAGAAACAGAAATAATGCAGGCCATGGCTCTGGGCCATGGTTAGCATCTGGTGTAGTATTATTGCTCAATTTCTTTATTCACCTCTGTTTCCttcatatttgttgtttgttggtgattttgttgttttgggaTATAAATCTAGAGAAGAGGGAAGAAGGTGCACACTCTCAGAACATCAGAATCACAAGcaaacaacaatattttatttctacaCAAGATTGGTTCTGGATGTGAAGTCTAACtataagtgaatgaatgaaggaaggaaATGTAGagattataattatattgtagtacaaaatgtatgtgtgtgcatgtctctgtctgtctgtgtgcttgcctgtgagtgagtgagtgagtgagtgagtgagtgagtgagtgtgtgtgtgtgtgtgtgtgtgtatttatgtctgtctgtctgtctgcctgtctgtctgtgtagtCATGAGTGCAAGGAACTTTTTTTTGGCAAGTCAGTACTCCCACTTGACAAGTAAGCCTTCTTACTTGTCTGGGGTACTCCGTACCTCTTAGGCAATCCGAGGGACTACTTGAGATCTGGAGTAACTTCAGGTCAAGAAATTAAAGTCCAGTGTGTGTATAATAATGGTAAATATATcgaatatatttcatttcaagaaTAAAGTGAAAGTGAACGCACACAATTCTTTCCTACAGTATTTAAACtataatgttatgtataacCATGCATGGTTGCTGTTGTATACTTCGACTGTGCAGTAGTCCTTTCTGTGGCGATCTCAAGACACTAACGGTAATGCGCAAaggttacatttttgtatttcaatcTCTTTTGTAATAGCCACACCGTATTCCGATTGATACTGGGGGTGATCGGGAGTTCAACAAACCTTAAGAAATTCCACGAAGCCTATATATACAGAAGGTGGGGTTATTCAGCTTCTAAAACATGCACTAACTATGCAACCTTCCTTGTATAGTGGTTCGACAATAGGTTCTGCTTCGATGGATCGGTTCGACGAAATCGTTATCGTTACTAACGCTACGTTGTTATTTGAACTTTCACCTTTGACCCATGTACACCATTTGAGTGGCACACTGCACTGACTGATGTCAGTTGTCGAGGCAGTCATAATAAGTCATGAGTCACGCCAGGTAGTCTGGTCTCGTCTCAATAGCCATCTGTCAAAACGAAAATATAGGCAAAAGACCACCAACATGTTATGGATCAAAGCAAAAGCTGCTCGCCTgtcattaataaataaatgaataaaagaatgcatattatttgacaaatattgatcgattgatcaattGTTTGGACGAATTGCACCCGGAAAAAAAGTTCTGTGTACGTCTACACTACaggctacactacactacactgcactacactataCCATAGACTTGTGAGGTAAAATCGAAAGGTGGGAAAAAGCTATCTATAGTTATTAAAAACGTACTATTGATGTACTCAACGTGTGTAGTTTATACAATTGAATGCAAACAGTAAGCACATCTGTTTCACCAAGCAAGGTATTGTACTTCGTCACTTTGTGTACTTAGGGCAAATTAGAATACCTGGAATCATTATTTGAGGGTCACATCACAATTTTCGGAGTAAATTCCCAGGTACGTTGTCAAAGCGACAAATCTGTGCAGTACAGTACCCATGACAGACCTTTTCCCCAAGGCTTATGAAGTTTTTAAATATTCTTGAAAGAACTGTAGAGACAGAAAGAGTGGGAGTAACACCACGGGCATTTGTTtccccgagttatgtctcagaatatttctatcagaatacaataaaatgccGATAATATCGTtgatattgacgtatttagccaactatatatgaaaggggtaaaattacacttgtttctgtgatcgcacaCAGGTTCACTCTCTTCTTTCGCGGTGAGTAAAGGAAAGAGATGTAAGTAACATTGTAGCCATGACAATATGTCCCACCGGACATACTAGTTCTATTTTCACATTTTCCACCACTTTGGGTAATACTTGACAACACGATACACATACTTAATGTACAGCATGGAGCTACCTCCATGTACGgtatagtaaaaaaaaaagttcctATTTGCTTGTTAGTTCCGAGTCCGTGCGATGAAATGTACTATGAGTCGGAGGACAAGTTTATGATGGTAATACGTCACATGACATTGCACCTTGCGATGACTATCCTTCATATGTTATGTATGTCGCCTTGGAATTATTGAACTATAATTCCGtacacccctccccccccccccattacaaGCTCTACACTGTAACCTGTTGCTCAAAGTCCCTTGGTGGCATCGTCCCGGTTGCCATGGACACCAATGATGCCAGACAATTAGTATAAAAGCAGAAtagtgtgggggtggggggagagCCTGAGGGGGAGGggcaaacaaaatattgtcaaattgtATTTTAGGGCTGGAtagtgtgcgtgcgtgcgtgcgtgtttgCCCATGTGCCTGGACCTGTGAATAACAATTAACTATTTAGCTTTGTTTACAGTTCAACCAATATTACTGTATTGCTTCGGGTCATCAGCTCCGAATTCATGAAACGGGGAATTTACTGTCTCAGAGATATCAACAGTTTCATGCACGCCATCTCAAATTGTACAACACAGTCTATATTATTCGATATAGAAGATATACTTTTATTATCAAGTAAACATTGATTCATCTTtgtttaaatgtaaaataattcacagatatgaacaatataataataaacatgtaaatatgtataaaaatgaaagaagattctgatcaaagtgaaagacgatgatacattaatttattcaacCATAGAAACTCTACACAACCAATCATCAAACAGAAATCACGATTACTTGTGAATcacaaaaatttacatatataaagGGTATTTGTTTAGAAGTTTTTAAAATAACGTTATCATTATTTCGAAAGGAAACAATTCGTTGAAGacaatgtaaatgtcaaagtgtccactttttaaatatatgaataacatCAGTATATAGTAGAAacgtaatatgtaaatgtgcccaCTGTATTAAACATCTGCTTAGTACTTATAGTAAATAAAATGTCGGCTATAGGTCAAATCTGTCGTTAAGACGTGAAAAAGTGTATGCTCCCAGGGAGTTGATATGAGGAAgtctaaagggccgttgtgtcgctatagatccatgccaagggtaataattgtaaagtgctttgagtaCAAAGTGGGAGcacgctatataaaaaccaacattattattattattattctaatACATTGTGCTTTGTTAAAAATGTTCTAGAAGGACGATAATATATTAAAAGTGATTACAGTTAATGTGTAAAGTGAACGTTTTTAAATCTTATAGATTTAGTGCCATTAGTGGTTCCTAGTATACATAGGATAGACCAACAAAATACTACTAGTCATTCTCGAAATCCAGCGCacatatttctgctgaagcaacgaaataAGTTCCTCTTGGCGGGtacgttttggacggtgccgtaaaagaggctgtggtttacgatgttGAGAACTAGTAGGCTACTGTGCTCATAAGTTCCTGAGACCACAATACGTACATACCTATCAACCCTGATATATAGAGACCTCCATTGAGGACTTTCTGCGTATTTGTTCTTAAGTCTCCGAATGTAATTCTGTCAAGCAGCCTTCTCGAGCCAAATCTTTGCATTGTCGCAATCACCAAGCATGTCATATGCTTTACCGAGGCCAAGGCAAGTGTAATTGTTAGTGTCGTCTAATACCAGGGCATCAGTGTACAATGGTATGGCTTCTTCTGGTCTCTTAAGAAACAAACTAGTTTGAGCTTTATGGATCAGGGGCATCGGGTCATTGGGACGATTCTTTATTTCTTCGTTGAAATGTCTGTTGAATTCGCCCAATACAGACACACGGATCTTCCCGTGATTTTCCAGAGCCTTTTCCATCTGCGTGTATCCATCCTGTATTTCACCCATTTTCAGGAGACATATGCTGTATCTTATTCTCGTCATTGTTAAGTCCTTCGTGTCTTTAGGATCGTCTCTGATGGCGATTGCGTGTTCAAAGAGAACTTTTGTTTCTTCGTACCTTTCCGGACCCGATTCACAGAGAGCCATTCCCAACAAGTTCATCCCTTCCACATTTGTTGTGTCCGTGGATATTGATTTCTTGTAATGAAAGATAGCGTCAGCTAAATGCGTAGGATCCTTTCCTTTCTTGTAAGCATCCATTTTAGTGTTCGCGATGTGATGATGAGCGAAGGCAGACTTATCTGGAAATGTTGCCAGAATGTGTGTATAGACTTCCATTGCCTTATTCGAATCATGGCCTGGTATCTGATAGAAATGGGCCAATCTTTCACTGACATACATATTATCAGGCGATAAACGGTATGCTGTATTATGGCAACTTTCCATCGTTTTATCAGGATGCTCTCTGCAAAAAATCTCAATTACGTCTGTGCAAGTTTTATAATGCGAGGCATACTCTAACATTTCTCCAAGCAGAGAGTAATGTTCTCCTTCATTTGGTTCCAGTTTTATGAGTTGGAGAAAGTATTGACTCAGTTGAACGAAATATTCAGGTGCATTATCATCTTTGACCACGTAACCAGGCATTGTTCGTCGCTTTAAACGTCGATTCATGATAAGTACGAGAGATTTCAATCTCGTCGGTGTATTCGGTTCATCTTCTACGGATTGGCGGAGAAATTCTTCTGCTCGTTGGTAGAACTTGGCACCAAAGCGTGAAAACATGAAACCCTTTTCATACAAGGCTTGTGATTCCCTCTTTTCACGTTGATGTATCGGGAGCGACTTCAATGTTTCCATCCATTGTTTAGTACCTTCTTCATCACCGGTAACCATGCAAATATAGACCATGCTTGTCAAGGCAATTAAATTGTCGCTTCGAATCTCCAGCGACTGTTGATATTCTTCTTTCGcttttgttgaattttgttgaCCTCCAACAAACGCTGTAAAACCAGCCAGGTTATGAAGGACTGTATCATCATATTTGTCACGAGTATCGTCAGTCAACCATTCTAATGCTTTCTTCCCTACCTTTGATAACCGAATCGGATTTCGATCAAGAGCCCAGAAGAAAGGAGACGGGTAGTTTTCTCGTTGCAGGCCCCCAACGAGTTTACGTGTAGGCTGTGATAGCGTTGTAACGTGGGGAGCAGTGTAAGACCCAGATGCAGCCATGGTTGCTGAAGTGCAATTTATGATAACATAGGTTCATTGGAGCTTTTATATGATTTCATTAGTGACAGCTGCTAAGATTGACGTCAGTTTAGCAGTATTCGTAGGTCTATGCTATGAAGTCATAAATTATAATTAGACTTCAGGTTAACAGGGAAAATTTTTGCGCAGGTTAAAATCTCTTTCGTTTTACACACATTTCTGTCAATATCAGTGCACTGCATTCTCTATTGATATAGCTGATTATAGATTCTCACTTATCGATTTAAGAAAACTTCTTACAATGCTGTAAACATACACTCTTTGCAAGTTATAAAGTTAAGAAATGTGTTGACGGTGAACAGAAAATGTTTGGCGACAGGACGAGATAAAAATGATCTACCTTATATGCCATAATGTGGATTTCCCCAGTGTAGGTATGGACGTTTTCGTGGAACGATCAATGGCTTCTACCGCAGTATATTTTTAGAAACTAATAAACTGACATCATTTTACTTGGAAGAGGTGACAAAGGACAGGTATGTAAAGGTGGACACAACAATAGGTACAAAGGTAACttgtatacacatatacacacaacaaACACGCAGTTTATCGATCCTCTTCATGGAGAATGATTGATAAAATGTCAAGAGTTTCTTTGTGATCACGTTTGCAAAAAATCTGGTACTGTTATCAAATTTTCTGAACCTGATAAAATATCCATTACTAATTATTTAATCCGGTATCAGTGTCTACTTACACTAAAAAAACTGAACTTAAACAATCTACCATACTGTAAAATCTGTGGGTCTCTGTAAATATGCATTTCACCAATTGAAGAATTCCCCCGAttgaactttaaactttaaatatGGCCGAATCAGACTGTTTAAAATTAGTTGCTTCTTATATAATTCCACTGAGATTTAGAGTTTCGTCGTTGTTAGCTCTCCTTTGGACCGTTAAGGAGTGattaaagaaatatatacaccTGAATCTTCTAGTCTAATTTCCACATAtgacacaaatatacaaaacaatggtGGTTGTTTACTACAAGGTTTTTATTTATAGTTCAACGAGGTCAAACTATATGGCAAATATTAGGTGGAAGCAATTCGAACAATAGTCTAGATGTTATCTGTGGCTTCGAATCTCAAGAGCTCTCTTCAGCAGTGATTTGATGTAACAGATAACATCTAGAGCA
The genomic region above belongs to Glandiceps talaboti chromosome 8, keGlaTala1.1, whole genome shotgun sequence and contains:
- the LOC144439139 gene encoding uncharacterized protein LOC144439139, which gives rise to MAASGSYTAPHVTTLSQPTRKLVGGLQRENYPSPFFWALDRNPIRLSKVGKKALEWLTDDTRDKYDDTVLHNLAGFTAFVGGQQNSTKAKEEYQQSLEIRSDNLIALTSMVYICMVTGDEEGTKQWMETLKSLPIHQREKRESQALYEKGFMFSRFGAKFYQRAEEFLRQSVEDEPNTPTRLKSLVLIMNRRLKRRTMPGYVVKDDNAPEYFVQLSQYFLQLIKLEPNEGEHYSLLGEMLEYASHYKTCTDVIEIFCREHPDKTMESCHNTAYRLSPDNMYVSERLAHFYQIPGHDSNKAMEVYTHILATFPDKSAFAHHHIANTKMDAYKKGKDPTHLADAIFHYKKSISTDTTNVEGMNLLGMALCESGPERYEETKVLFEHAIAIRDDPKDTKDLTMTRIRYSICLLKMGEIQDGYTQMEKALENHGKIRVSVLGEFNRHFNEEIKNRPNDPMPLIHKAQTSLFLKRPEEAIPLYTDALVLDDTNNYTCLGLGKAYDMLGDCDNAKIWLEKAA